A genomic window from Diospyros lotus cultivar Yz01 chromosome 2, ASM1463336v1, whole genome shotgun sequence includes:
- the LOC127793863 gene encoding single-stranded DNA-binding protein, mitochondrial isoform X2, translating to MASSMASISRRLYRLLTLNPNKPSIRFCSTVSSPETSNSDADSAIEIDPDSKPAPDSPPSDSPRQRSFDYQPLENGLDVGIYRAILVGQVGQIPVQKKLGNGRMVTLMSVGTGGIRNNRRPLDNEEPREYANRCAVQWHRVSIYADYLGKLAMKHADPGSILYLEGNLETKIFNDPRTGLVRRIREIAIRGNEISTAKVDLYGH from the exons ATGGCGTCTTCTATGGCTTCCATATCGAGAAGGCTCTATCGCTTGCTCACTTTAAACCCTAATAAACCATCCATCCGCTTCTGCTCAACCGTCTCGTCCCCCGAAACCTCAAACTCGGACGCCGATTCGGCTATTGAAATCGATCCCGACTCCAAACCCGCCCCCGATTCACCGCCGTCAGACTCGCCCCGGCAACGCAGCTTCGATTACCAGCCCCTCGAAAACGGTCTCGACGTCGGCATTTACAGG GCTATATTGGTGGGGCAGGTGGGGCAGATTCCGGTGCAGAAGAAGTTGGGGAATGGGAGAATGGTGACGCTGATGTCGGTGGGAACCGGCGGCATTCGAAACAACCGGCGGCCATTAGACAACGAGGAACCGCGGGAATACGCGAATCGCTGTGCGGTTCAGTGGCACCGGGTTTCTATTTACGCTGACTATTTGGGGAAATTGGCCATGAAGCATGCTGATCCTGG ttcaattttgtaTTTGGAGGGGAATTTGGAGACCAAGATTTTCAATGATCCTAGAACTGGTCTTGTTCGACGTATAAGAGAGATAGCGATTCGCGGGAATG AAATATCAACTGCAAAAGTAGATTTATATGGCCACTGA
- the LOC127793863 gene encoding single-stranded DNA-binding protein, mitochondrial isoform X1, which translates to MASSMASISRRLYRLLTLNPNKPSIRFCSTVSSPETSNSDADSAIEIDPDSKPAPDSPPSDSPRQRSFDYQPLENGLDVGIYRAILVGQVGQIPVQKKLGNGRMVTLMSVGTGGIRNNRRPLDNEEPREYANRCAVQWHRVSIYADYLGKLAMKHADPGSILYLEGNLETKIFNDPRTGLVRRIREIAIRGNGRIVFLGKGDDSQRPTQADLRGVGYF; encoded by the exons ATGGCGTCTTCTATGGCTTCCATATCGAGAAGGCTCTATCGCTTGCTCACTTTAAACCCTAATAAACCATCCATCCGCTTCTGCTCAACCGTCTCGTCCCCCGAAACCTCAAACTCGGACGCCGATTCGGCTATTGAAATCGATCCCGACTCCAAACCCGCCCCCGATTCACCGCCGTCAGACTCGCCCCGGCAACGCAGCTTCGATTACCAGCCCCTCGAAAACGGTCTCGACGTCGGCATTTACAGG GCTATATTGGTGGGGCAGGTGGGGCAGATTCCGGTGCAGAAGAAGTTGGGGAATGGGAGAATGGTGACGCTGATGTCGGTGGGAACCGGCGGCATTCGAAACAACCGGCGGCCATTAGACAACGAGGAACCGCGGGAATACGCGAATCGCTGTGCGGTTCAGTGGCACCGGGTTTCTATTTACGCTGACTATTTGGGGAAATTGGCCATGAAGCATGCTGATCCTGG ttcaattttgtaTTTGGAGGGGAATTTGGAGACCAAGATTTTCAATGATCCTAGAACTGGTCTTGTTCGACGTATAAGAGAGATAGCGATTCGCGGGAATG GCCGGATTGTGTTTCTAGGAAAGGGTGATGATTCCCAGCGGCCAACACAGGCAGATTTGAGAGGAGTTGGCTACTTCTAA
- the LOC127793862 gene encoding peptidyl-prolyl cis-trans isomerase CYP26-2, chloroplastic codes for MWQTPRLFQHSPQLLHPPPPPPPLLTPTQIQDFPTSQSPLNLRQHCQFSRRELAIFGSSSLLFLGPPALEPVHLSKAQAEESPANTNGEAGQEEDSKITSSPSCIDKTTTKKAFLDISVNGERVGRIVVGLYGNSAPAGAARFSDLVSGAAGISYRRKEFVKIMPNYVQHGGLRSYGVDAELAQKTGGNFEIDSLKSEWEGVNGNCRGTKNLEGSVGIIVRDPQKLPPKLKLIAKNGKLQIDEEEVGVDPNGTEFVIATKDSPELDESVLVVGRVLEGMEVVQRIGQVKTVQENTGSPYFRVAKLIGDKRAVVAERGFNRPYSKVVVSNCGLID; via the exons ATGTGGCAAACCCCAAGGCTCTTCCAACACTCTCCCCAATTGCTCCAtcctcctccgccgccgcccCCACTCCTTACCCCAACACAAATCCAAGACTTTCCCACCTCCCAATCGCCTCTCAACCTCAGACAACACTGCCAGTTCTCTCGCAGAGAACTCGCCATTTTCGGCAGCTCGTCTTTGCTTTTCTTGGGGCCACCAGCACTAGAACCAGTTCATCTTTCCAAGGCACAAGCAGAAGAAAGTCCTGCAAATACCAATGGAGAGGCCGGGCAAGAGGAGGATTCAAAGATCACTAGTAGTCCCAGCTGCATTGACAAAACTACAACAAAGAAAGCGTTTCTTGATATATCCGTTAATGGAGAACGCGTTGGTCGGATTGTGGTTGGTCTGTATGGTAACAGTGCCCCGGCAGGTGCGGCCAGGTTCAGTGACCTTGTCAGCGGGGCTGCTGGCATTAGTTACAGAAGAAAAGAGTTCGTCAAGATCATGCCAAATTATGTTCAGCACGGTGGACTCAGATCCTACGGTGTGGATGCCGAGCTTGCACAGAAGACAGGAGGCAATTTCGAGATCGACAGCCTTAAGTCTGAGTGGGAGGGAGTGAATGGAAATTGTCGAGGGACCAAGAATTTAGAGGGAAGCGTTGGCATCATTGTGAGGGATCCTCAGAAACTTCCCCCAAAGTTGAAGTTGATTGCAAAGAACGGGAAGCTGCAGATTGACGAAGAAGAAGTTGGAGTTGATCCAAATGGGACAGAGTTTGTGATCGCCACCAAAGACTCGCCCGAGTTGGATGAGTCGGTTCTGGTGGTTGGGAGAGTTTTGGAGGGGATGGAGGTTGTGCAGAGGATTGGCCAGGTCAAGACTGTGCAGGAGAATACTGGTTCTCCTTATTTCAG GGTGGCCAAGCTAATCGGAGATAAAAGGGCTGTTGTTGCAGAGAGAGGCTTCAATCGTCCTTACTCAAAGGTGGTTGTCTCAAATTGTGGCTTGATAGATTGA
- the LOC127793860 gene encoding uncharacterized protein LOC127793860, with the protein MSDESEKRFHAIMDKLFSSPKPKSKSTAAISPTQTASSPGVQLSGGKKRPSTPFSVLELNSRGNVAEGSQMPSVSGGLVQAPLCRPWNRGDLMRRLATFKSMTWFAKPQVASPVNCARRGWINVDVDTIACEACGTRLYFSTPSSWAHHQAEKAALVFSLKLDNGHKPLCPWTDNSCDDTLAQFPPTTTLILVDEYKKRSSALMHLLALPVISSSVIDYMRSPQLEHFLQGSSIIGGSNESADTYQIENPGNEVDMDSSVSYYQAQKLISLCGWEPRLLPYIVDCKKRRNQSIRDANFSCLSQGVTDGQNSSIVVYSSGREETMETSDDSVASGMVQFDPNSVVLDCKRCGATVGLWTFSTVPRPLELLRLVGDTELDGEHDSAQHKEAANYGDPGGSGTHDFGVTNRAENTERTSNTGPTSVAYSSERQFNLKLTIAGGPPPTKQNFKAKISMPVIGRNLRARFASDSDFRDRLCAKISFEEDENHRENNVTVEDVCPLDVRLLDGKEGDKHCDSTTNRQLACSDIDFSERGDALRSDKNSDNSSGATGSGQGLCETSKLDSIVENPVKRDSLSVDGSSKNDTVQESADVIATVNPPVGAGSSFQVEDTSMVTKSGLVNSRNEEIVEKDASVTVNASSSYLQQNTITNTLRSMVDSQDGSGVKSRVQFINNTVFPCSTGKDQDQLPSSEAMEFDPIRQHRHFCSWIASTGKSLPGWQQTLSALQRQKEFDCPPSTDTPSSSFIEVDDPLTSVKNLFMSPSAKKMKLTHGSS; encoded by the exons ATGTCAGACGAATCAGAGAAGAGGTTTCATGCTATAATGGACAAGCTATTCAGTTCTCCCAAACCTAAATCCAAATCAACTGCAGCAATCAGTCCAACACAGACCGCGAG TTCGCCTGGTGTTCAGTTGTCAGGAGGTAAAAAACGCCCGAGTACGCCATTTTCGGTATTGGAACTGAATTCCAGAGGGAACGTAGCTGAGGGATCACAGATGCCATCCGTGTCGGGTGGATTAGTGCAAGCTCCGCTGTGCAGACCGTGGAACCGAGGGGATCTTATGAGGAGGTTGGCTACTTTCAAGTCCATGACATGGTTTGCTAAACCGCAG GTAGCAAGTCCAGTAAATTGTGCTAGAAGAGGTTGGATCAATGTAGATGTGGATACAATTGCTTGCGAAGCATGTGGCACGCGTCTCTACTTTTCTACTCCATCGTCCTGGGCGCATCATCAAG CTGAGAAAGCAGCATTGGTGTTTAGCCTAAAGCTGGATAACGGACATAAGCCACTTTGCCCATGGACTGACAATTCCTGTGATGACACACTAGCACAGTTTCCACCTACCACAACTCTGATTTTGGTAGATGAGTACAAGAAACGTTCTTCTGCTCTCATGCACCTTTTAGCCCTTCCTGTAATTTCATCTTCAGTGATTGATTACATGAGAAGCCCTCAACTGGAACACTTTCTCCAAGGATCCTCAATTATTGGTGGCAGCAATGAGTCTGCAGACACTTATCAAATTGAAAACCCAGGAAATGAAGTCGACATGGACTCTTCTGTCTCATATTATCAG GCACAAAAACTCATAAGTTTATGTGGGTGGGAACCTCGTTTGCTACCTTATATTGTTGACTGCAAGAAACGGCGGAATCAGTCCATTAGAGATGCCAACTTCTCATGTTTATCTCAGGGGGTCACTGATGGACAGAATTCTAGTATTGTTGTCTATTCTTCTGGTAGAGAAGAAACCATGGAGACAAGTGATGATTCTGTGGCTTCTGGAATGGTGCAGTTTGATCCCAATTCTGTTGTGTTGGACTGCAAACGTTGTGGAGCAACTGTTGGATTATGGACTTTCTCTACAGTTCCAAGGCCTTTGGAATTGTTAAGACTTGTAGGAGACACAGAACTTGATGGTGAACATGATTCTGCTCAGCATAAAGAAGCTGCCAATTATGGTGATCCTGGGGGTTCTGGAACCCATGACTTCGGCGTTACTAATCGTGCTGAGAATACAGAAAGGACATCTAATACTGGTCCTACCAGTGTTGCATATTCAAGTGAAAGACAGTTCAATTTAAAATTGACAATTGCAGGGGGTCCTCCACCAACAAAACAGAACTTCAAAGCAAAAATTTCTATGCCTGTAATAGGACGGAATTTGAGAGCTAGATTTGCCTCTGACTCAGATTTTAGGGATCGTCTATGTGCTAAGATTTCATTTGAGGAAGATGAAAATCACAGGGAAAACAATGTTACTGTTGAAGATGTTTGTCCGCTAGATGTAAGATTATTAGATGGCAAGGAAGGTGATAAGCATTGTGATTCTACAACCAACAGACAGTTGGCATGTTCAGATATTGATTTCAGTGAGCGAGGGGATGCACTTAGAAGTGATAAAAACAGTGACAATTCATCTGGAGCAACAGGTAGTGGACAAGGCTTATGTGAAACCAGTAAACTAGATTCCATTGTGGAAAATCCAGTAAAGAGGGATTCACTTTCAGTGGATGGCTCCAGTAAGAATGACACTGTGCAAGAAAGTGCTGATGTGATTGCTACAGTCAATCCACCAGTGGGGGCTGGTAGTAGTTTTCAAGTTGAAGACACTTCCATGGTGACCAAAAGTGGCCTAGTCAACAGTAGAAATGAggaaattgttgaaaaagatGCTTCAGTGACAGTTAATGCCAGCTCTAGTTATCTGCAGCAGAACACAATAACTAATACGCTACGCAGCATGGTAGATAGCCAAGATGGGTCTGGGGTCAAATCCAGAGTGCAGTTCATAAACAACACTGTTTTCCCCTGTAGCACGG GAAAGGATCAAGACCAACTACCCTCTTCTGAAGCCATGGAATTTGATCCAATAAGGCAGCACAGGCATTTTTGCTCCTGGATTGCTTCAACTGGCAAATCACTGCCAGGGTGGCAACAAACATTATCTGCTTTACAACGCCAGAAGGAATTTGATTGCCCTCCATCCACAGATACTCCGTCTTCTTCCTTTATCGAG GTGGATGATCCTCTCACTTCAGTAAAAAATCTGTTCATGTCTCCTTCCGCAAAAAAAATGAAGCTCACTCATGGCTCAAGTTAA
- the LOC127795777 gene encoding mavicyanin-like, whose product MASIFMGSCRVLLFSAFFMSVFLYPTVTSFEFEVGDDEGWVVPPAKDQQFYNEWASRNRFQVNQTLRFKYKKDSVMEVSDEEYDNCKSSEPIFFSNNGDTEFKLERPGLFYFISGVAGHCERGLKMIVKVLEPENPPPPSPPSDDASASATMSSPTAVVAVFLVSFFQALLM is encoded by the exons ATGGCCTCCATCTTCATGGGTTCTTGCAGAGTTCTGCTCTTCTCGGCTTTCTTCATGTCTGTTTTCCTCTACCCAACTGTAACCTCATTCGAGTTTGAAGTTGGAGACGACGAAGGATGGGTTGTTCCTCCCGCAAAGGATCAACAATTCTACAACGAATGGGCTTCACGGAACAGATTTCAAGTCAACCAGACACTCC GATTCAAGTACAAGAAGGACTCGGTGATGGAGGTGAGCGACGAAGAGTACGACAACTGCAAATCCAGTGAGCCAATCTTCTTCTCCAACAACGGCGACACGGAGTTCAAGTTGGAGAGGCCGGGGCTGTTCTACTTCATCAGCGGGGTCGCGGGCCACTGCGAGCGGGGCCTGAAGATGATCGTCAAAGTTCTGGAGCCGGAGAACCCGCCACCGCCGTCCCCACCATCCGACGATGCCTCAGCTTCTGCAACCATGTCTTCTCCGACTGCAGTGGTGGCGGTGTTCTTGGTGTCATTCTTTCAGGCTCTCTTGATGTAG